From a region of the Synechococcus sp. PCC 7502 genome:
- a CDS encoding photosystem I assembly protein Ycf4, whose amino-acid sequence MTTSSPVLTYPVLGARRPSNYIYAVIVAIGAVGFSLAGLSSYFHINLLPTETPLNLNFIPQGLALSFYGVAGTLLDIYLWTAIVLDIGGGFNEFNLDTGKLRIFRLGFPGKNRTLDFSYALADVQAVKVEIRDGLNPKRSLYLRLKGRGDIPLTEVGQPISLSALEDRAAELAKFLSVPLEGI is encoded by the coding sequence ATGACCACATCTTCCCCAGTTTTGACCTATCCTGTACTAGGAGCCAGACGACCCAGTAATTATATCTATGCAGTGATTGTTGCAATCGGGGCTGTGGGATTTTCTTTGGCGGGTTTATCGAGCTATTTTCATATTAATCTTCTGCCCACAGAGACTCCCCTGAATTTAAATTTTATTCCCCAAGGTTTAGCTTTAAGCTTTTATGGAGTGGCGGGTACGCTTTTAGATATTTATTTATGGACGGCGATCGTCCTAGATATTGGCGGCGGATTCAACGAGTTTAATTTGGACACTGGCAAGCTCAGAATCTTTCGCCTCGGATTCCCTGGTAAAAATCGCACTTTAGATTTTAGCTATGCTCTAGCTGATGTGCAGGCAGTAAAAGTGGAAATTCGAGATGGGTTAAATCCTAAACGTTCTTTATATTTGCGTCTAAAAGGTAGAGGTGATATTCCCCTTACGGAAGTTGGTCAGCCCATATCCTTGAGTGCTCTTGAAGATAGAGCAGCAGAATTAGCGAAGTTTTTGTCAGTGCCTTTAGAAGGAATTTAA
- the menE gene encoding o-succinylbenzoate--CoA ligase — MTKNWLTQRAEERTVPALICADQVWTFPQLEVASAKVAQNLINLGVIPKSYVAVLTDTCADLVILIHALTRLNCVFIPLHTRLSVTELQWQVRDSGAEFLVFSVTKLDTVNQLQIKNLCLLNLEALGFVAAQNLAENLKLNLEPDRELPENKIDFVSVQAVIYTSGTTGLPKGVQLTYKNHYASAIASAQHLGINPKSDRWLNCLPLYHIGGLSIIWRSVIWGIPMVLLPRFDIAEVCEAIANQAITFISLVPTMLVRILYSPEFQANLLAWQKLQGILLGGAAASPDLLDKCLKYQLPIMPTYGLTEASSQVTTLLTKDILLKNGSSGKALGCNQVRIVCLDDPTGDQTEMGIGAIGQIMVRGENVMKGYLHHPDLGINWLNTGDVGYLDADGFLYVLNRRSDLIISGGENIYPTEIEAILAKHPQIQTACVVGIADKEWGEIVVAVLQLIKSETNLEINLGEVRKFCEDAGLARYKLPQKLYIVNAMTTTANGKVSRKLVREAIAIQIS, encoded by the coding sequence ATGACAAAAAACTGGCTGACGCAAAGAGCAGAGGAGCGAACGGTTCCAGCTTTGATATGTGCTGACCAAGTATGGACATTTCCACAGCTAGAAGTAGCATCAGCTAAGGTTGCTCAAAATTTAATTAATCTAGGTGTTATCCCCAAAAGTTATGTTGCAGTTTTAACGGATACTTGTGCGGATTTAGTGATTTTGATTCATGCTCTCACGAGGCTAAATTGTGTATTTATCCCCTTGCATACTCGACTATCTGTCACAGAATTACAGTGGCAAGTGCGGGATTCAGGGGCAGAGTTTTTAGTTTTTAGCGTTACTAAATTAGATACAGTAAATCAACTGCAAATTAAAAATTTATGCCTATTAAATCTCGAAGCTCTAGGGTTTGTAGCTGCCCAAAATTTGGCAGAAAATTTGAAACTAAATTTGGAGCCAGATCGGGAGTTGCCAGAGAATAAGATTGATTTTGTCTCAGTTCAAGCTGTAATCTATACTTCGGGGACTACGGGGCTACCCAAGGGAGTGCAATTGACCTATAAAAATCATTATGCTAGCGCGATCGCCTCGGCTCAACATCTTGGCATTAATCCTAAAAGCGATCGCTGGTTAAATTGCTTACCTTTGTATCATATTGGTGGGTTATCGATTATCTGGCGCAGCGTGATCTGGGGCATACCTATGGTACTTTTACCTCGATTTGATATTGCAGAAGTCTGTGAGGCGATCGCTAATCAAGCCATTACATTTATATCCTTAGTCCCAACAATGTTAGTGAGGATTTTATATAGTCCAGAATTTCAGGCAAATCTATTGGCTTGGCAAAAATTACAGGGGATTTTGTTGGGAGGAGCTGCTGCTAGTCCTGATCTCTTAGATAAATGTCTGAAATATCAATTACCGATTATGCCTACCTATGGTTTGACGGAGGCTAGTTCTCAAGTGACAACGCTTTTAACAAAAGATATACTGCTAAAAAACGGTTCTTCGGGTAAAGCTTTAGGTTGCAATCAAGTACGAATTGTATGTTTAGATGATCCAACGGGTGATCAAACAGAAATGGGAATAGGTGCGATCGGACAGATTATGGTTAGGGGGGAAAATGTGATGAAAGGATATCTCCACCATCCCGATTTAGGTATAAATTGGCTGAATACCGGTGATGTTGGATATTTGGACGCTGACGGCTTTCTGTATGTCCTAAACCGTCGCAGCGATTTAATTATCAGTGGAGGTGAGAATATCTATCCGACGGAAATAGAGGCTATTTTAGCTAAACATCCCCAGATTCAAACTGCCTGCGTCGTTGGGATTGCAGATAAAGAATGGGGAGAGATAGTGGTAGCTGTTTTGCAACTCATAAAAAGTGAAACCAACTTAGAAATTAACTTAGGAGAAGTGAGAAAATTTTGTGAAGATGCTGGCTTAGCAAGATATAAACTGCCACAAAAACTTTATATAGTTAATGCAATGACTACTACTGCTAATGGTAAGGTATCTCGTAAACTCGTGCGTGAGGCGATCGCTATTCAGATCAGTTAA
- a CDS encoding IctB family putative bicarbonate transporter produces MILNLSIPLWLKAYWQHSQIFAFLDRLAQWQQHSSWVGIGLLGSLLVGLLGLLPYLSNNQSGLMTISIAIIWVLIWLGDTLTGQALKSPLHLPLICYWGIATLATLLSPVRRDALEGWIKLSLYLLMFASMSRVLSTSTSNFLNGRLNWRSLLVGSYLVTSLLVGVYGLRQWFFGAEELATWTDPTSDLAGTTRVYSFLGNPNLLAGYLLPAIPLGAIAMIVWRSWSAKCVGALVAIFSLLCVRETYSRGGLYGLYAEILALVILLIYWWSGSQRLPKWAIPGFIVGTVGVLVANILLVPSQRTRFFSSFLGRADSSANFRLNVWASVLEMIKARPILGIGNGNRAFNKIYPFFQRPGYSALGTYSVPLEITVETGIVGLVLYLWFVVTAVRHGWQQLNYARQQQQAEGLWIIGAFSVIAGMISHGLVDTVWFRPQVQILWWLAIALIASFNTLTFNSSDNLSNTPSDLEIDLTDNQANEPD; encoded by the coding sequence GTGATATTAAACCTGTCAATTCCCCTCTGGTTAAAAGCCTACTGGCAACATAGCCAAATTTTTGCATTTTTAGATCGACTGGCACAATGGCAACAGCATAGCTCTTGGGTGGGGATCGGTCTGTTAGGCTCACTTCTGGTTGGTTTACTAGGACTATTACCCTATCTATCTAACAATCAATCGGGCTTGATGACGATCTCCATTGCTATTATCTGGGTATTGATATGGTTAGGGGATACTCTCACTGGTCAAGCCCTAAAGTCCCCACTCCATTTACCTCTGATTTGCTACTGGGGAATTGCAACATTGGCAACTCTGCTTTCTCCTGTGCGGCGGGATGCTCTGGAAGGTTGGATCAAACTGAGCTTGTATCTATTGATGTTTGCCTCGATGAGTCGAGTATTAAGCACAAGTACATCTAATTTTTTAAATGGGCGATTAAACTGGCGATCGCTTTTAGTTGGTAGCTACTTGGTCACATCTTTACTGGTGGGAGTCTATGGATTACGGCAATGGTTTTTTGGAGCAGAAGAGTTAGCAACCTGGACTGATCCAACTTCAGATTTAGCAGGAACCACGAGAGTTTATAGCTTTTTAGGTAATCCCAATCTCTTAGCAGGTTATCTTTTACCCGCCATTCCCCTGGGGGCTATCGCTATGATTGTGTGGCGGAGTTGGAGTGCTAAGTGTGTAGGGGCATTGGTAGCAATTTTTAGCCTGTTGTGCGTGCGTGAAACCTACAGCCGTGGTGGATTATATGGCTTGTATGCGGAAATTTTAGCTTTAGTAATTCTCTTAATCTATTGGTGGAGTGGTAGTCAAAGGCTGCCAAAATGGGCAATTCCCGGTTTTATTGTCGGTACTGTGGGAGTCTTAGTTGCCAATATTCTGCTGGTACCATCCCAGCGTACTCGGTTTTTTAGCAGTTTTTTGGGTCGAGCCGACAGTAGTGCCAATTTTCGCTTGAATGTATGGGCATCGGTATTGGAGATGATCAAAGCCCGTCCGATTTTGGGTATAGGTAATGGTAATCGTGCCTTTAATAAAATTTATCCTTTCTTCCAGCGTCCGGGTTACAGTGCCTTGGGTACCTATTCTGTCCCCCTAGAAATTACAGTGGAGACTGGGATTGTTGGTTTAGTTTTATACCTGTGGTTTGTGGTTACGGCAGTAAGGCATGGTTGGCAGCAGCTAAATTATGCGCGTCAGCAACAACAAGCGGAAGGATTATGGATTATTGGGGCTTTTAGCGTAATTGCAGGCATGATCAGTCATGGTCTAGTCGATACGGTGTGGTTTCGTCCTCAAGTACAGATTTTATGGTGGTTAGCGATCGCTCTGATTGCCAGTTTTAATACCTTGACCTTTAATTCATCGGATAATTTATCGAATACTCCATCAGATTTAGAAATTGATTTAACTGATAACCAAGCTAATGAGCCTGATTAG
- a CDS encoding choice-of-anchor R domain-containing protein produces the protein MTDFDFTPTSTFTFLADTCYWLVVGAFSGFYIWHVNDPSIVPTGIRGIGFNSYVDSTDNGSSYSSITFLNSFQINVTEVPHSPNQVPFEFNPALGFGWCARNCRKS, from the coding sequence ATTACTGACTTTGACTTTACGCCGACTTCAACATTTACCTTTTTGGCAGATACCTGCTATTGGTTGGTAGTCGGTGCATTTTCAGGTTTTTATATATGGCATGTCAATGATCCAAGTATCGTACCCACAGGAATTAGGGGTATTGGCTTTAATAGTTATGTAGATAGTACAGATAATGGCTCAAGCTATTCTTCCATAACCTTTTTAAATTCTTTTCAAATTAATGTAACTGAGGTTCCGCATTCACCAAATCAAGTTCCCTTTGAGTTTAATCCAGCTTTGGGTTTTGGCTGGTGCGCAAGAAATTGCAGAAAATCGTAA
- the sufR gene encoding iron-sulfur cluster biosynthesis transcriptional regulator SufR, whose product MKTTEQNSTKEDILYYLLKQGQATAQELAECFTISPQAVRRHLKDLESENLIQHQVEPIIIGRPQHIYQLSIEGRKWLRHSYNEQSESHDKFAVTLLDNLIETLGVEQVTQVLHKQWQRKAVNLYENMGNGTLEERIANLAKIRRAEGYVAEWHKEGDGYIFTEYNCAISEVAESFPSVCSHELEMFGEALPDCDVVRTHWLADGQHRCGYLIKTKTGKKLATQNVK is encoded by the coding sequence ATGAAAACTACAGAGCAGAATTCAACCAAAGAAGATATCTTATATTACCTGCTTAAACAGGGGCAAGCCACTGCTCAAGAATTAGCTGAATGTTTTACGATCAGCCCCCAAGCGGTGCGTCGCCACCTTAAGGACTTGGAGTCTGAGAACTTAATTCAGCACCAAGTAGAGCCGATCATTATAGGTCGTCCTCAGCATATTTATCAACTTAGTATAGAAGGCAGAAAGTGGCTAAGACATAGCTACAATGAGCAATCTGAGAGTCATGATAAGTTTGCCGTTACTCTACTAGATAATTTGATTGAAACCCTAGGCGTGGAGCAGGTAACTCAAGTTTTACACAAACAATGGCAGCGCAAAGCGGTTAACCTTTATGAAAATATGGGCAATGGTACTTTGGAAGAACGCATCGCTAATCTGGCAAAAATTCGACGAGCTGAGGGCTATGTTGCCGAGTGGCACAAAGAAGGTGATGGTTATATATTTACTGAATATAACTGTGCTATTTCCGAGGTAGCCGAATCTTTCCCTAGTGTCTGTAGCCATGAATTAGAGATGTTTGGTGAAGCTCTCCCCGATTGTGATGTGGTACGTACCCATTGGTTAGCAGATGGTCAACATCGTTGTGGCTATTTAATTAAAACTAAAACAGGGAAAAAACTCGCAACCCAAAATGTTAAATAG
- a CDS encoding beta-ketoacyl-ACP synthase: MQVVVTGIGLVTSIGGDRQSTWKALLAGDSGIRYGNSNLPLAIVPWDNSDYFYNLPKVEGFLKKAVTEAIADANLKFPLSECGLVIGSSRGYQAQLEQWHSLNIAKNHTKNNKAPWLNLLSLSGAIAAYIQTQNLVLSPMAACATGNWTIFQAYELIKQGKCEVAIAGASDSALTPLTIAGFQKLGAMAKIGLYPFSVEREGMVLGEGAAVLVLESLTSAQARHVKIYGQILGCGISNDGYHLTNFDPAHPQGEIAINACLERSGLLAKDIDYISTHGTGTIINDGMEAKLIQKLFPHRPYISATKGATGHALGATGIMEAAFCLLALQNQILSSCIGMRSPAFDLNFVRSANTSSIKTALNLSFGFGGQNAVVAFKK; this comes from the coding sequence TTGCAAGTTGTAGTTACAGGTATTGGTTTAGTTACGAGTATTGGGGGCGATCGCCAATCGACATGGAAGGCATTACTAGCCGGTGATTCGGGGATTAGATATGGGAACTCAAATTTACCCCTTGCTATAGTGCCGTGGGACAATTCAGACTATTTTTACAACCTGCCCAAAGTTGAAGGATTCTTAAAAAAAGCAGTTACTGAGGCGATTGCTGATGCTAATCTCAAGTTTCCCTTATCTGAATGTGGTTTGGTTATAGGTTCTAGCCGTGGTTATCAGGCTCAGTTAGAACAATGGCATAGTTTAAATATTGCTAAAAATCATACTAAAAATAATAAGGCACCTTGGTTAAATTTACTATCTCTGTCGGGAGCGATCGCCGCTTATATTCAAACCCAAAATCTTGTTTTATCGCCAATGGCAGCCTGTGCTACTGGGAACTGGACTATATTTCAAGCCTACGAATTAATTAAACAGGGAAAATGTGAAGTAGCGATCGCTGGGGCATCGGATTCTGCATTAACGCCTTTAACCATAGCGGGTTTTCAAAAATTGGGGGCAATGGCAAAAATAGGGTTGTATCCCTTTAGTGTTGAAAGGGAAGGCATGGTATTAGGAGAAGGTGCGGCGGTTTTAGTTTTAGAATCTTTAACATCTGCCCAAGCCCGTCATGTCAAAATCTATGGACAAATTCTCGGTTGTGGCATTTCTAATGATGGTTATCATCTCACTAATTTTGATCCAGCCCATCCCCAAGGGGAGATCGCCATTAATGCTTGTTTAGAGCGATCGGGTTTATTAGCTAAGGATATTGACTATATAAGCACTCACGGCACAGGCACGATCATAAATGATGGGATGGAAGCCAAATTAATCCAAAAATTATTTCCCCACCGTCCCTATATCAGCGCAACTAAAGGAGCAACGGGACATGCATTGGGCGCAACAGGAATCATGGAAGCCGCTTTTTGCTTATTAGCTTTACAAAATCAAATTCTGTCAAGTTGTATTGGTATGAGATCGCCCGCGTTTGATTTGAATTTTGTTAGATCAGCTAACACTAGTTCAATTAAAACTGCCCTCAACTTGAGCTTTGGGTTTGGGGGACAGAATGCGGTAGTAGCTTTTAAGAAGTGA
- a CDS encoding peptidylprolyl isomerase, translating to MIGNIINRVLKIVLALSLVIVVGCAEQSVSFTSEQVSASKVTESAKPTDNSSSNSINNPANSQPKVSQSVNSPFPNLPRLNGSATVEMKLKYGTVTIEVDGIDAPITAGNFVDLVKRGVYNNLTFHRVIREPSPFVAQGGDPLGNGTGSFIDPATSQPRLIPLEITKAYTPKEGFIPKPEYSNPLKPDDRVQLRHTRGAVAMARSQSPDSASSQFYIALADINFLDGSYAVFGYVTSGMDVVDKIKLGDRIESMTVTKGIENLKTVR from the coding sequence ATGATTGGAAATATTATAAACAGAGTATTAAAAATAGTTTTAGCTTTGAGCTTAGTAATCGTAGTTGGCTGTGCTGAACAAAGTGTATCATTCACTTCGGAACAAGTATCTGCTTCTAAAGTTACGGAGTCAGCTAAGCCAACTGATAATTCATCTAGCAATTCAATCAATAATCCAGCTAATAGCCAGCCCAAAGTTAGCCAATCTGTTAATTCTCCCTTTCCCAATTTGCCAAGGTTGAATGGATCGGCAACCGTAGAAATGAAGTTAAAGTACGGCACCGTTACGATTGAAGTTGATGGCATTGATGCGCCAATTACGGCAGGTAATTTTGTCGATTTAGTGAAGCGAGGAGTTTACAATAACCTCACCTTTCATCGAGTAATTCGTGAACCATCGCCTTTTGTGGCTCAAGGTGGTGATCCTTTAGGTAACGGCACGGGCAGTTTTATTGATCCAGCTACATCACAGCCCCGTTTAATTCCCTTGGAAATCACTAAGGCATACACGCCTAAGGAAGGTTTTATCCCCAAACCTGAGTATAGTAATCCCCTTAAACCTGATGATCGGGTTCAGCTTCGTCATACCAGAGGTGCAGTGGCGATGGCAAGGTCACAATCCCCAGACTCTGCCTCTTCTCAGTTTTATATTGCCCTAGCAGATATTAATTTTCTCGATGGTTCCTATGCTGTATTTGGCTATGTTACTAGCGGTATGGATGTCGTAGATAAAATTAAACTGGGCGATCGCATTGAATCTATGACTGTGACTAAGGGTATTGAAAATCTCAAAACCGTGCGTTAA